aaccccttacaatattcgccaaccacacctacagatcatagtaagcttataagaaatcaataagcaactcattaacaaatttttgtcaatgtttaccacataatcataatttcgctgcaagctgtcttcctgagcaacagtcactaaattatttataactggagctacgaaactccaaatcaagttccgttaattttccttgaaaatagactcatatatattctatccataaaattttcagaattttggtttgtccaatcaataccagatttttctcaaagtttcccatgtttcactgtttgactaatctgaccactcttcattacgaatcaaatttctcattgtacagaattcaaaatatgttcttgtttatttcattagaaactagactcaataagctttaattaaataatttattcagcttctaattcttctcccacaatttatggtgattttccaaagtcacattactgctgctgtcccaagcagatttattaccaaatcactctttcacacataccttgcatgcatgttatttaaacatgtatatcaccaatcaatcatcacatatctatgattttacttaagtataatctccatttcatcattttaaagcacaacatgttagctgatttttcctttaacatctaaggcacatgcatgctcatttgtttggctcaacttcacctatcttccatttttcatcaaaagaacatgaaacaacaaccatttccttcattttaattcatgactaaatgctcacaacacaactaaaaatcaaaatatacttcaagagttaaggtagaatcaagaagaactcatgaacctcaaaatagaagcaaggtaccaagaacttaccttcaattttcctcctcctaatgaccgaatactcaagagctttctcctctcctttctcttctctaactttcagctatgatgaacaaagatggacaaaactttgttcttttcacccctttttcttttaataaaacttcatatttcatccatttaattctttaatacaaaagacatgatattcttatcatgaaacatttacctaacccattatcatgaaacatttacctaacccattatcatggaacatttacctaacctattatcatgaaatatttacctaacccattatcatggaacatttacctaacctattatcaatttgtaccaatttgtaccataaattatggatatcaagtgtacattttgtctacaacaacatgatggttggccacttcatgtaaaatgggaggtttgtcatgcaaatcctcctattttgcactcctatttatttggccacctcaatttagcctatagcattttcaaacattttcacataagtcctatttcataatttcactccctttttcttatggaacaaaaattaactaaaattactgggttctatcttaagcttgggccttctagaggcccacaaacataattaaacctatgccaacattcacagaattcccaaaaattggggcgttacaattccattgcttctATATGAAACTAGGCTCCATACTATTTAATTCGAACTCTACaattttttggtgaattttcaaagtgaaACCATTGCTGCTGTTCGTAACTATTTAGTGCTACTATTTACTTTTTCAATATTCTTTGTATTAATTTTCATTTAGTCACACATAActattttacttttaattatcattcaatttaatccttatatctCACTTATCATCAACATATAGCTTTAAATCGAATTATCTTGGAGGGGGACTCTCTGACTGTAATAAAAAAAGCTTAAGACATCTGCAAAAGATAAATCTATTATCAGATCgattattcataatatttgttcTATTGAGAAGAGTTTTGAAAGTGTTTCTTACCTTTTTGTTCCCTGGTGTGTAGGAGTAAAGCCAGGAGGATACTGAAGGTCTTCATTATTTTCCCCAACATTATCCATAAGACCTTTTGCCTTATCCATTCTTTCCATCAGCAATTGGGACAACTGACTCATCATCTCTCTTTGAGACTCCATCATTTGTTCCTTCATCTCCTGCTGAACCTTAACCAACTTTTCAAGCCTTTTGTCCATTGACTTGGTCTTTTTCCTTGTGCCGTAGGGATGCGTATTTGGTGTGTTtttgttggtttccagattattgaaataatttttaattaattagaatcttgttatggcctttaatgcatatgatgtaatgtaattcaaatgcatgaatgcaaaggaggcatcaattttgattcaattccctttagaaaactttaatagaaaataaaattctttacataaaactGAGTTACAAATAAGACTTCGCCCTAACACTCAGAGCCTTAATTTTCCCAAGCAATGAAGCTAGTTCTTGCCCTTTATCTGACTCCAACTCATACTTCACACTTAATACGTCTGCTTGTACAGCCAAAGACTGCAAGTAATCAGCTACTTCTCGAATTTGGGTTACAGCTTCCCTCATGATGTAATCCCTGCTTCTAACTTGGTCTTGAGAGTGATGGAGCTGACCTTTCCATTGCTCCTCATTTGCCTCCAAGAACCCGATCCTCATTTCACAACTTTGCAATATGGTCTCTAATTCCTCTATTTTCCCTTTCATCTCTTCGATCTTACTTAAGCTTGCTCTCAACTTTATCACAGAATTGCGATTCCAATATAAACATAGAGGTCTCTCAAGTTCCGCTACTCTGGCTCTTAATTCGTCTTTTTCATTCTTACTCTTTGACAGATTTTTTTTCCAAGGCTTTATTCCTAGCTTAAGCTTCCTGGAACCTCTTTTCCCATTGATCGGCCCTAGTCCTTTCTTCTCAAACTTCTTGGCGCCATTGTTCCGAAGTCTTTCCTAATCTAGTAGTCCTCATTGACAGGCGTAGCTTCTTATAATCTGTCTTCAAGCTTTCCAAATCTTTCTCAACTTCATTCTTCCTTTTTCGTAACTTTTTTGCCTCTGACTTCTGAATCTCCACATTTAATTTTAGGTGCATCTTTTCTTCCTCCAGCTGCTCGATCTTTTTTCCAAGCTCAGAACTTTTCTTCTCAAAGTCTTGtttataatttccaactctgaCGGGGCAATTTGTAACTATTCCTCCATTAGTCGAGTGCTTTCTAAACTTGGTctaggaatattatcattgaCCCTTTTCCTAAACCATCTATTGTATTCAGGTGTTACCATAGAACCAACAGCCAACCTCTTCATCCAGCGTGTTTACCTCCAAGCATCAGATAATTCTCGAACCTTCTTCTTATAGTGGTCTCTTTTCTATGAGAATTCACACTGAGCTAGCTCGTAAGTCGTAGGTATGAACTGTCTTGATTTATATTGCATTAGTGCAAGAAAATGAGTATATCCAGTAGCTCTCCAAAGTCAGCCAATTACAGTTCCCACATTGATACAAaatttcatcaggaaccatctAAAAAGCTCTCCACTCTATATCATCCTCCTTGAGATTTTGGAGAATTTCCATCCATTTCTCTTCTAAAATCTCGTCTCTCCTTTGCATAGCTATCTCTTCTTTTAACGGGGAGTAACCTTCAAAGAAGACCTGGTAAGAAACCTTGTTCAATTTCCAAAAATGCCCGTGAAACCATACCATCAACAGCTGTGGACATCCAATAAATTGACCCTCACCTGTCCTCTGACATATGCTTAAAGATCTAAACGTCTCGGCCAGTATTGCAGGTACAGGTGTGATTCCCTTCTCAAGATGATCGAACAAGTCCGTGACTGCCTCATCCACGTGCCTTAAAGCCTTAGGAAAAATCACCAGTCCATAGATACTTAAGCAAAGATATCAACCCTTTTTTTTCATCCGAATATGTCAAAATCAAATCTctcaaattctcccaagggatacATTTACTATCCCCCTTTTGTTAAATTCGTGCAGTGACCCATGGCTCGCTCATCCCAAAAAAACTCATCAGTTTCTTCGCAAAAATTGGGCCATTAAAAACCTTACATAAGCTTTGTTGACTTGAATTTTGGGACATCGCAGCAAGGTAGTATATTCCTCTACGGTGGGCACCAAGTCTACTTCTCCGAAAGTGAAACAACCATAGGCAGAATTCCAAAACTGGACCATAGCTCGGAACAAATACTTGTCAACCTCAATATCGAGCAAGTAGGATATATCATCATAGCTTTGATAGAACAATTGTTTGGTTCCCTCATCCCAACGAGCCCATATATTTTtcaactcttgcaactcattTTGTGTTACATTGATGCGAGTGAAGTTCTACAACTCTGATGTATATCCTTTTGCCAGGCTATCCTCTTTCTCTGATTGTAACTTCTCTAACCATGCACagacggccgcattatcctcaactttattaagaaattcattctccatgttaaactttctaacttagtaatcgaaTACAAATCAACACCTCatttagtatgcaatgtcatgcaaaaaacaataaaaaaaacacAAGTTAGTATCAAATATAAGTGATAAAATATAAGCACAACAAAGATAATCATAACACTCATAAGGGCAATTACTAAGGCTTGACGCGGCTCTACCTAAGGATATCtcttaaggttcactatatgtagcTTGGTTCTAGGGTAAAGATACCCGAACCAGCATATTCTtcaatcttcacccattatacGCTCATACGGATCGAGTTCggtttaggggaatacatttccctatgaccatgcggagatgaaaatctcacgaaatcataggtacagatgtatcccggaagcaatccactatcccatacggaggtgaaaaccttacgaacagcttctcactcccacttaaaggtataaccacagcggtcatgcaatgcaatgcaatattatTCTACAAGACCCACAATCAAACGAAAAAATGCAATCAAAAGAATCATGACTTTCgaaacaaattttcaattctttgacaaaaggacagcaaataatcaattttatagcTTGACTCTCTTTGTTCAATCCCTAgtagagtcgccaagctgtcgaaaccattctttttATTTGGAAAAAACGGTGATcgacttttaaaataaaatgtggagtcgccaccaatctttttgcctaggtgtgattggatcacctaataaaacactTTATTACATTCaaattaattttggtctacacaAACTTAAAAATGGGTTCGAgagccggttacgtatgaggaagggttagcacctatTTTAAAATCTAGTCcgattgatttttgactttcTAGAGCTCATAtgccaaaaattataaaaagatatCGAAATATCTAGTCCGACGAAAAATcatacccagcacggtagggcacgactTCCCGAATTTCTAAATAttggatattgccttattttaaaatctttgagtaataaggaaaattggaaattagctcaaaacacatttatttattttagaataagatgGAATATTTAATGTATTACAAAGAAATATTTGTAGACAAAATGAATAAACATGGGATAATATGCATACCTAAAGTACAATAAACCACAATTAACAAATCCAACAATTAAATACAACTATTTTAAGTAAAAGTGTGACCAAATTTTCAAGTATAGATGGAGAACAATTAATATTACAAATAAAACAATGAATAGATAACATGCAACAACAATAAACATGGCACAATATAAAATAATCAACAAAACATGTATATAACAAAATGGAAATTAGAAGTCAATTTGGTATAAGACAATTTCAAAATAGTAATGAGTTAGTGAATGCATAATATATAATAGATAAATTGATGagttgatgaatttgaaataatttgtaaaaaaactaAAGACATATATAATCattgaaataaatattatataataaatcatttgaatcaaataatatgcaaaatgatttaaaacataaattatttgtaaaatatatcatgaaattaataatgcattaaaacataaattatatatgtaatgaTTTTGAAAACATAATTATGTATACAAAGaaaaactatatgtataaaatacataGATTTAGTGATGTATATAGATCAAATATGTGTTCCAATGTAtgcataataataatttaaatgatatATATGTGGAATTTCCTTTTAAATAACAAAGGTATAtacattaaaatatgtgaatCGATTCAAAAGCAATTATAGGTACGAAATaacataatattaataatatacattttaaccttattacgaattatatatatatataacaatgtaaaaaaacttttataaaaaatagtataaaaatgtgaaaatagtaTGATAAAAACAAATTTACACTGATggcctttttttttaaatacaattatTATAGTTATTCAAAATCCACAAATAAGTGAACAAGAATTAAAaaatgattgtgaaatgaatctaagaaaataataaaaaacttaattaaaatcaaattaaaacaaaagggataatttacaaataaaatagttaaaaaaaaGGATCAACGTGCAAGGTGTGCAAATGTACAGGGACTAGAACTGGAAATAATCTAGGTCCCAAAACGCTGCACCTTGGAGCGAACTAAAATGAAATAGCATACAAATTTTTGGGGAAAATTAAAAAACACATGGGCGCCAATGGGGGTCTGCTGAAATGCGGCGCAAAAAGTGAGGGATTAATCGTGCAAATTTCCCATTTGAAGTGTGAATGCACGGATCGGGTCTGGGTatgggtcaacacgcggatctccCCACCCTTGAACACCAGCGTttcaatttgttttaaaattaaaagccatTGAAAGGAAATTTCCTTTTTTCAAGCCACCTTTATCCCATTTTCTTTTCCAATTGTAGCCAACCTTTTAACAAATATCTACAGCCTAAAATCAATCTGCTAGGGCTTCATTTAGCAGCAGTCGAACCCACCATTCAATTTGATGGTCGACGGTGCACGATCAGAGACCCGATCTTGCCCACAATCACCAATGGAAATTAGGTAAATTAATCTTTCTCCTTTTCCTCTTTGAAAAAAAACTCAAATCATGATTATTCTCTTTAAAAATAAAGCAGAaattcaaaagaaacaaacattCGACCCTCGCCCCGAATCTCTATATTCGAGATATTTGGGCATTCATCGGTGTCGATTCACATACTAAAAAATCGAaccaaacaaaaagaaaataaatcgaCCAAGAAGAAAAACTTTGAAATCACCTTTGCTATTTCGATTGCTTTTTCTCTATTCTGTGTGCGTGCTTCCATAAAAATACATGGAGGACAAGTGAGGCTTTTTATAGCCTAAATTTACAAAGAAATagcgaaaaataaaaaaaatttcctgCTGTGATCTGCATATTCTGTTATTCCATTTCTTCTCATGTATTCTTTTGCAGGAACGGCCGTACGGAGCAGCGAGGAAATGGGTCGTGGAAGCCCGACCCCCTGGCACTATTTTGTCGTATTCCAGAAGTTTCTGGAGTTCTCGGTTGTTAATTTTCTTTGGGTCCAATTGGGTCTCGGGTTTGGGTTATTAGAATCGGGTTTAGAGTTTGGGTTTATTCAATTGGGTTAAAAAAATGTATTTGGGCTGCTTtcaatttattttactatttggGCCTGATGGTTTGTAAAAAACtcaaactttatttatttatttttaattgattttggGTTTTATTGTGGACCGGGTAAATTGGGACTATTACTGTGAGCACTacgtttttgggaagcaaaggagagttcgattcaccagaggaatccataacgcAAAAGGAATGTTAGAGTATATTCAttttgatctgtgggggccatcaaGAGTGCCTTCGAATGGTGGAGcaaattatatgctaacttttattaattatttttctagaaAAATTTGAGCGTTCTTCctaaagcagaaaagcgatgtgttttccgcagTTAAGTCTTGAAAAACTATGATTAAAAAATAAacaggaaaacaaataaaatacctccgcatagacaatagcttagagttctgttctaatGAGTTTAATTAACTGTGCAAGTCAAAAgagatcgtgagacacttgacagttcgtcatactccacagtaaAACAaaattgcagaacgaatgaacagaatgatcatggagaaagttcgatgtatgttgtcaactGCTAACTTACCAAAGCCATTTTGGGCTGAAGCAgtctctactgcatgttttttgatcaaccgatctccatctgttgccattgagaaaaagactccacaagaggtatggtctggtaatcctgctgactattctgatttaaagatctttgggtgtcttgcgtatgctcatgttaataatgaaaaattggaaacgagatccattaaatgtgttttttcttggttataaagttggtgtaaaagggtataagttataatgtcttgaaaatagaaaagttgtgattagcgcagatgttgtttttgatgaaactactatgctacctaacttatctcttaaatactcttccaataaaaaaaatcaaaagctgGTGAAGCATCAGATTAATCCAGAATCTACaacagagtcgactcctcaagccagtacagaAATTCAGAATAAAGTTGCTTCTTCActacaatactctatcgccaaaagtAGAATTACAAGAGATGTTAAACCTCCAAATAAGTAtgtcgaggttgatctagttgcttatactTTAAATGTGGTTAAAGATATAGATACGAACTAAGAGCagtctaattattctgaggtagttagctgtgaagacttagaaaagtggatgttttctatgcaagaggagatggaatcactccacaaaaacagaacatgggatcttgtgaaacttcctaaagatAAAAAAGGCTGTTTGTTGTAAataggtgtttaaaaagaaagaaaggactcTAGGAGTTAaaaaacccagatataaagcaatgcttgttgcaaagggttatagTCAAATTCTAGGAGTGAACTTCAcggatgtgttctccccagttgtgaacCATAGTTTGATtaaagctttgcttggtattgtggccatgcatgatttagagcttgagcagttagatgtaaaaactataTTTTTGCATAgggaacttgaggaggatatttacatgcaacaaccagagggttttacagtctcaaaaaaagaggactatgtttgcttgctgaaaaattCCCTTTACGATTTGAAGCAGTctccaagacagtggtacaagaggtttgatttatttatgacttatcatgatttcaaaagaagtagctttgacagttgtgtttactttaagaaaaaaaatgatggttcttttgtgtatctacttctttatattgatgacatgttgatagcagttaaagataaatgagagataagaaaggttaaagcccaactaagtgaagaatttgagatgaaagatttggtaccagcaaagaagatacttggtatagagattctcagagatagaaaagtaagtaaattgtacctaagtcagaaagggtacattgagaaatttctttacaggttcaatatgcagagtgctaatcctgttagtactcctttagcagtcCATCTCAGAATTTCatcagctttgtctccacaatcagataatgagattgagtacatgtcacatgttccatactctagtgcagtgggaactttcatgtatgctatggtttgttaacATCtaaatttatcatatgcagtcagtgcaattAGCAAATACATGGAAAATCctagtaaagaacattggaaaacaattcagtggattttaagatacttacgcgatattactgatgtttgcttacaatttggaagaactagagatgaagtcattgggtatgttgatgctgattttgctgaagaccttgataaaaaaaaaatctctcataggttatgtctttacaatcaaaggttgtgcaatcagttggaaagctactttacaaactacagtcgctttgtctaccattgAAACTGAGTATATGACAATTACTAAGGCTTCTAAAAAAGCTATttagttgaagggactctttagtgaactcaatgaagaccttcaaatcactACAGCATTTTGTGACAATTAGAGTGctatcttccttacaaaagatcaaatgtttcatgagagaacaaaacacattgatgttcggtatcattttgttcgcgATATTATTGCTAATGGTGATATTGTTGTAAActaaattagtactcatgaaaatcttgcagataagatgactaagtcacttcctataaccaagtttaagcattgcttagacttggttggtgttcattattGAAGTTAAatccttaaggggttttatggaagaggtggagaacttgttcgttgacaGTTCGCGATGaaaaacttgttcattgagaattcgtgtcaaggtggtgattgttagaattaagtgatccgaacccttatttaaataaaatacagtggtaaaataaaataaaagtaaaatccctatagaactacacttcttttattttattttagaataaggtttttaaaccttattaaactccatctatttggtattaattagaataaggtgtttcaatcttactacactcctattagaatatggttttacaagcctataaatagatatagtctactcttgtaattatttgaatttgacatagtgaaaTTTCTTCTCCTCTGTCCGTGGCTTTTTCCTaaaagggtttccacataaaatctgcgtgttctttatttttattttctttgcgatatatattgtcattaccgacattctattatttttatagttGTTGAGGAGATACCTTTAGTTACATGTTGTAGCATAAAATATCTTCTCTTTTCATGCACAGTATCAAAAATTGCATATGTAATGTTCTCTTTGCTCATCAGTTTTTCTTAGACTCTAAGGAAAGAAACAACATTGAGTACAACATAGAAGCATCAGCCTAGAGCCATTGGATTTTATGCATGAGCATTGATGGTTCTGTCTTGAGAAGACAAATTAACTCGAAAGTTGACACAACATAACTCTTCAATCTTGATTTTATTGAACAATTCAGCTCAGTCATTCAAAGGAAGATCAACAATCTCCCATTATAAACAATACAAGCTTCAACTCTCTCTAACATGTGGTACTAATTCTTAAAATCCAATCAAGAAAcccaaaaaaatcaaaatcaagtTCAAACCCTTAATATTATTGACTAAAACTATACATACCTCAAAATAGTATTACCTTTCCAGCAACACGTCAGGCACTAGTCTTCCCTCCTCTGTTTTCACCATTAATAGCATTGGCCACTACTAATGAAATCCCTTTCAAATCTTCAACACTTGCAACACTCTTTTTTAACATCATCATCCTTCACTTCTTCTCACCTACATTTGCAGATTTATTCCCCCTCGAATTTAATGGCCACACCCCATTCTCTCTTGTCCAGTTCTTCCTCGATGTTGGTGGTGGTGTTAATTCTATCCCACTCCTAACTGCTGGCTTtcgattttcttttcttaaaGTGGCAGAAAAAGCAGACGCTGATTGAGCCAAAACAAAAGACCCTTTCCTCGAAACCCCCACACTTGAACTAAACTTCACTTGTTTCTTCGTTAGCGTTTGTTTAAGCTTGATTTCTTCCTTTTCTTGTTGCATCATCCCACTCTTCATTGTCAGCTTTGTTTCTTTTAGCTCTGCATAAGTTCCATATATAGGACCCCTTTCCATTATAGAACTCTCTGTTGTAAACCTTAAGGAATTGGGTTACCGGGGCTTGAATTATGCGAAAGAATGAGAAAAATAGGGTTAAGAACATGGAGCAGAGACTCTAGAGAAGTAGGGTTTGGTTCAGGGGTTTGCTGCAAAGGTTCACTGATAGttactaaactaactataattacgacaaaggcaagcacacctattgaaaaatagtataactatggtgagtagggaatatcgtatccacaaggactaaaagtattagtaattactgtttttctattatttagccaaaAAGTTAATGAGATtgattttaatctaaaattaactaaactaatttacTAAGAACGCAACAGAGATTGAATTGGGAAAATAAACGAATATAa
This is a stretch of genomic DNA from Gossypium arboreum isolate Shixiya-1 chromosome 11, ASM2569848v2, whole genome shotgun sequence. It encodes these proteins:
- the LOC108471399 gene encoding uncharacterized protein LOC108471399, encoding MERGPIYGTYAELKETKLTMKSGMMQQEKEEIKLKQTLTKKQVKFSSSVGVSRKGSFVLAQSASAFSATLRKENRKPAVRSGIELTPPPTSRKNWTRENGVWPLNSRGNKSANVGEKK